A window from Gemmatimonadaceae bacterium encodes these proteins:
- a CDS encoding peptidylprolyl isomerase, whose product MRHLLAFPLILVLAACAGSTASTPMPAPAVPTFQAGVVPDSFVLRLATTKGDIDVMLRRHWSPNGVGRVYEAAFANYYDGARFFRAIRGFVVQFGIAADPAVSASWRERRIPDDTVRESNRRGTLVFAAGGPDTRTTQLFFNLRDNARLDAMGFAPLGEIVAGLEVLDQLFTGYGDGSAAPRQDRLGAEGETYLAAEFPLLDKINSARVVRTFGPDAP is encoded by the coding sequence ATGCGACATCTCCTTGCCTTCCCGCTCATCCTTGTGCTGGCCGCCTGCGCCGGCAGCACCGCCTCGACCCCGATGCCCGCTCCGGCAGTGCCCACCTTCCAGGCCGGCGTGGTGCCAGACTCATTCGTCCTGCGCCTCGCGACGACGAAGGGCGACATCGACGTGATGCTGCGTCGGCACTGGTCGCCGAACGGCGTGGGCCGCGTGTACGAAGCCGCCTTTGCGAACTACTACGACGGCGCGCGCTTCTTCCGCGCGATCCGCGGCTTCGTGGTGCAGTTCGGCATCGCCGCCGACCCGGCCGTGAGCGCGAGCTGGCGGGAGCGGCGCATCCCCGACGACACGGTGCGCGAGAGCAACCGCCGTGGCACGCTGGTCTTCGCCGCCGGTGGCCCGGACACGCGCACGACGCAGCTGTTCTTCAATCTCCGCGACAACGCGCGCCTCGATGCGATGGGCTTCGCCCCGTTGGGCGAGATCGTCGCTGGCCTCGAGGTGCTGGACCAGCTCTTCACGGGCTACGGTGACGGGTCCGCGGCGCCGCGTCAGGACCGTCTTGGTGCAGAGGGCGAAACGTACCTGGCTGCGGAATTTCCCTTGCTCGACAAGATCAACTCAGCCCGCGTCGTGCGCACATTCGGGCCTGACGCGCCGTAA
- a CDS encoding YifB family Mg chelatase-like AAA ATPase, translated as MLAAIQSAAVLGVEAYAVTVEVDAAPGLPGWTMVGLPSGSVKEARERVGAALVNAGFVLPPRRWTVNLSPADIRKDGTAFDLPIALGVLVASGQLEAAAVEGLLVAGELGLDGSIRPIRGALPLARAARGAGSRALVLPAANAAEAGLLRDVRLAPADSLDRLVVQLRRGSLPDATTPAPPAASGLEACFSEVVGQPLAKRALEIAAAGGHNLLIIGPPGAGKTMLARRLPGILPPLDDDALLEVVAVHSVGGILPTDRIPSRTPPFRAPHHTISLPGLIGGGPGPRPGEVSLAHRGVLFLDELLELPRYVLDAMRQPLEDARVTIVRASQSVVFPARFQLVGAANPCPCGHDGDASGRCRCSAADIARYRARLSGPLADRVDLHVRIGAVALAALGATTGSPEETSARIRLRVAAARARQADRYSVLPGVRVNAETPGRWLQQHGEFSAEARALLTEAAERLRFSARAYHRVLRVARTVADLGGEAAVSADSIAEALLFRGADSGTRRV; from the coding sequence ATGCTCGCCGCCATCCAATCCGCCGCCGTGCTCGGGGTCGAAGCCTACGCCGTCACGGTCGAAGTGGACGCCGCCCCTGGCCTGCCCGGGTGGACAATGGTCGGGCTCCCATCGGGCAGCGTGAAGGAGGCCCGTGAGCGCGTCGGCGCGGCGCTCGTGAACGCCGGCTTCGTCCTGCCGCCAAGGCGCTGGACCGTGAACCTCTCACCGGCCGACATACGGAAGGACGGCACGGCCTTCGACCTGCCCATCGCGCTCGGAGTGCTGGTCGCCAGCGGGCAGCTCGAGGCCGCCGCAGTAGAGGGCCTGCTTGTGGCCGGCGAGCTGGGACTCGACGGGAGCATCCGTCCGATTCGCGGTGCCTTGCCACTGGCGCGCGCCGCGCGTGGCGCAGGGTCGCGCGCGCTCGTGCTGCCAGCGGCCAACGCCGCGGAGGCTGGCCTTCTGCGCGACGTGCGACTGGCACCCGCCGACTCGCTGGACCGGCTCGTGGTGCAACTGCGCCGCGGCAGCCTGCCCGACGCAACGACTCCCGCGCCGCCGGCTGCATCCGGACTCGAGGCCTGTTTCAGCGAGGTTGTCGGACAGCCACTGGCCAAGCGCGCGCTGGAGATCGCCGCGGCCGGTGGGCACAACCTCCTCATCATCGGCCCGCCCGGTGCAGGGAAGACGATGCTCGCCCGCCGGTTGCCCGGCATCCTGCCTCCCCTAGATGACGACGCCCTGCTCGAAGTTGTCGCGGTGCACTCGGTGGGAGGAATACTGCCGACGGACCGCATCCCGTCGCGCACGCCGCCATTCCGCGCCCCGCACCACACGATCTCGCTGCCCGGGCTCATTGGCGGGGGACCCGGCCCGCGGCCCGGGGAAGTCTCACTCGCGCACCGCGGGGTGCTCTTCCTCGATGAACTGCTCGAACTTCCACGCTACGTGCTCGATGCCATGCGCCAGCCGCTGGAGGACGCGCGGGTGACCATCGTGCGCGCGTCGCAGTCGGTGGTGTTCCCGGCGCGCTTTCAGTTGGTTGGGGCGGCCAATCCCTGTCCCTGCGGCCACGATGGGGACGCCAGCGGCCGTTGCCGATGCTCGGCTGCAGACATCGCGCGCTATCGGGCGCGGCTCTCCGGCCCACTGGCGGACCGGGTGGACCTGCACGTGCGCATCGGGGCAGTGGCGCTCGCCGCGCTCGGGGCCACCACGGGATCGCCCGAGGAGACCAGCGCCCGCATTCGCCTGCGTGTGGCTGCGGCGCGCGCGCGGCAGGCCGACCGCTACAGCGTGCTGCCCGGCGTACGCGTGAACGCCGAGACGCCCGGCAGATGGCTGCAGCAGCACGGCGAGTTCTCGGCCGAAGCACGAGCGCTGCTCACGGAGGCTGCGGAGCGCCTCCGTTTCTCCGCCCGCGCCTACCATCGCGTCCTGCGCGTCGCGCGCACGGTCGCGGATCTCGGCGGAGAGGCGGCCGTCTCGGCCGATTCCATCGCGGAAGCGTTGCTGTTTCGCGGCGCGGATTCCGGGACACGAAGGGTCTGA
- a CDS encoding D-aminoacylase — protein MPSRLRAIVRRALPSVAAAQFPALVQLAALFQLAALVQLAEPAELAAQDAPADLLIINGRIVDGTGAAWFYGDLVIRGDRIARIAPRGVLTGIVARDTIDATGMVVAPGFIDIQGQSNFALLYGDSRLVSKVSQGITSEILGEGSTPAPLNARNLAANANAQQQRFAEPHGFGNWLADIETRTMSVNIGSFVGGSTIRAYGMRARAGAADSAALAEMRGALERAMQDGAFGMATALIYPPGVFANTAELTAVSQAMRPYGGLYVTHMRSEGDQLLEAVDEAIAIGRDAGVPVEIYHLKAGGRRNWPKGPESIARIAAARAQGLDVQANVYPYTAGGTGLTSCLPPAAQEDNRLFQRLADPAERARIRAEIERPTSAWENLCELGGIDNVLIARLSVDSLRRYGGQRLSQIAAARGTDWIEAAFTLIAAERSRVETIYFLMSEENVALNLQQPWIKIGTDAGGVTPSANAGLVHPRSYGTFPRILGRYVRDEQVIPLEDAIRKMTSATARRLGIANRGVLAEGMMADVVVFDPATVGDRATFEQPHQLSVGVTATIVNGVPVWRGGAHTGAKPGQILRGPGATDGSARH, from the coding sequence ATGCCATCGAGACTCCGCGCAATCGTCCGCCGCGCCCTGCCTTCCGTCGCCGCCGCGCAGTTCCCGGCGCTCGTCCAGCTCGCCGCGCTCTTCCAACTCGCCGCGCTCGTCCAGCTCGCCGAACCCGCCGAACTCGCGGCCCAGGATGCCCCCGCCGACCTCCTCATCATCAACGGTCGCATCGTCGACGGCACCGGCGCCGCCTGGTTCTACGGCGACCTCGTCATTCGCGGCGACCGCATCGCACGCATCGCGCCGCGCGGCGTGCTCACGGGCATCGTCGCGCGCGACACCATCGACGCCACCGGGATGGTCGTCGCGCCAGGATTCATCGATATCCAGGGCCAATCCAACTTCGCACTGCTCTATGGCGACTCGCGGCTGGTCTCCAAGGTCTCGCAGGGCATCACGTCCGAAATCCTCGGTGAGGGGAGCACGCCAGCGCCGCTGAACGCGCGGAACCTCGCCGCCAATGCCAACGCGCAGCAGCAGCGCTTCGCGGAGCCGCACGGCTTCGGCAACTGGCTGGCGGACATCGAGACACGCACGATGTCCGTGAACATCGGCTCCTTCGTCGGGGGCAGCACGATCCGCGCCTACGGCATGCGTGCGCGCGCCGGCGCCGCCGACTCCGCCGCGCTGGCCGAGATGCGTGGCGCCCTCGAACGCGCGATGCAGGATGGCGCGTTCGGGATGGCCACCGCGCTGATCTATCCTCCTGGCGTGTTCGCCAACACGGCGGAGCTCACGGCGGTGTCGCAAGCCATGCGCCCCTACGGCGGCCTCTACGTCACGCATATGCGCTCCGAGGGCGATCAACTACTCGAGGCGGTGGATGAAGCCATTGCCATCGGGCGCGACGCCGGCGTGCCGGTCGAGATCTACCATCTCAAGGCCGGTGGACGTCGCAACTGGCCCAAGGGGCCGGAGAGCATCGCCCGCATCGCCGCCGCACGCGCGCAGGGCTTGGACGTGCAGGCCAACGTGTACCCGTACACGGCGGGCGGCACCGGGCTGACGTCCTGCCTGCCCCCCGCCGCGCAGGAGGACAATCGCCTCTTCCAGCGGCTCGCCGACCCCGCGGAGCGCGCACGCATCCGCGCCGAGATCGAACGCCCCACCTCCGCGTGGGAAAACCTCTGTGAGCTCGGCGGCATCGACAACGTGCTCATCGCACGGCTCAGCGTGGACTCGCTGCGGCGCTACGGCGGCCAGCGCCTCTCGCAGATCGCCGCCGCGCGCGGGACGGATTGGATCGAGGCCGCCTTCACCCTGATCGCCGCCGAACGCAGCCGCGTGGAGACGATCTACTTCCTGATGAGCGAGGAGAACGTCGCGCTCAACCTGCAGCAACCCTGGATCAAGATCGGCACCGACGCCGGCGGCGTGACGCCGAGCGCGAATGCCGGCCTCGTGCATCCCCGTTCGTACGGGACCTTCCCGCGCATCCTCGGCCGCTACGTGCGCGACGAGCAGGTGATCCCGCTCGAGGACGCCATCCGCAAGATGACTTCGGCAACTGCACGTCGGCTCGGGATCGCGAATCGCGGCGTCCTCGCGGAGGGGATGATGGCGGACGTCGTCGTCTTCGATCCCGCGACCGTCGGCGACCGCGCGACCTTCGAGCAGCCGCACCAACTCTCCGTCGGCGTGACGGCCACGATCGTGAACGGGGTGCCGGTGTGGCGCGGCGGCGCGCACACGGGCGCCAAGCCGGGACAGATCCTGCGCGGTCCCGGAGCGACGGACGGATCGGCGCGCCACTAG
- the larE gene encoding ATP-dependent sacrificial sulfur transferase LarE — protein sequence MTDRHPDTFAEISSRSRAAEQASAGAAAATPAVPRHKEQALLGWCRAQGSLLVGFSGGVDSAYLAVVAREALGREAVLAVIGRSASYPAAQWAAARAVAEQFDVPVLEVDTDEMSDPRYAANPTNRCYFCKTELWSRLAPIADARGMRVVVDGSNADDLKDHRPGAQAARERGVRSPLAELRFTKADIRALSKARGLPTWAQPSSPCLSSRLPYGTAVTPERLQQVERAEAALRALGISGDLRVRHFGDTARVELSRDEQAAFAVGAARDALDAAVRAVGYTQVELTTYRSGALNVLAGITGTP from the coding sequence ATGACGGATCGCCATCCCGACACCTTCGCCGAGATCTCCTCGCGCTCGCGCGCCGCTGAACAGGCGTCGGCCGGCGCTGCCGCAGCAACGCCTGCCGTGCCGCGGCACAAGGAACAGGCGCTGCTGGGCTGGTGCCGCGCACAGGGATCGTTGCTCGTCGGCTTCTCGGGCGGCGTGGACTCGGCATACCTCGCGGTCGTGGCGCGCGAGGCGCTGGGGCGCGAGGCCGTGCTGGCCGTGATCGGGCGCAGCGCGTCCTATCCAGCGGCGCAATGGGCAGCGGCGCGCGCGGTGGCCGAACAGTTCGACGTCCCCGTGCTCGAAGTGGACACGGACGAGATGTCGGACCCGCGCTACGCCGCGAATCCGACCAACCGCTGCTACTTCTGCAAGACCGAGCTCTGGTCGCGCCTGGCGCCGATCGCAGACGCACGGGGGATGCGCGTTGTCGTGGACGGCAGCAACGCCGACGACCTCAAGGACCATCGGCCCGGGGCACAGGCGGCGCGCGAACGCGGGGTGCGGTCGCCGCTCGCGGAACTCCGATTCACCAAGGCGGACATTCGCGCGTTGTCCAAGGCGCGCGGCCTGCCCACCTGGGCGCAGCCGTCATCGCCCTGCCTGTCGTCACGGCTGCCGTACGGCACGGCGGTCACGCCGGAGCGGCTGCAGCAGGTGGAGCGCGCCGAGGCGGCGCTGCGGGCGCTCGGCATCAGCGGCGACCTCCGCGTCCGACACTTTGGTGACACCGCGCGCGTAGAACTCTCGCGGGACGAGCAGGCGGCCTTTGCGGTAGGAGCGGCGCGTGATGCGCTCGACGCCGCCGTCCGCGCCGTCGGCTACACGCAGGTCGAACTCACCACCTACCGGTCGGGCGCCCTCAATGTGCTCGCCGGCATCACCGGGACTCCCTAG
- a CDS encoding sigma-54-dependent Fis family transcriptional regulator yields MSRRVLIVDDEAGIRAALAQLLEYEGYDVRAVASGREGLSAYEEWRPQLVFLDVKMEGMDGLETLKRLRTLDPAATVVMISGHATLSDAVAATQAGAYDILEKPLDTDRILVTLRNAIGTVQLREENERLRQTVERHGEIVGASSAVRGLVEQIRRVAATPARVLITGENGTGKELVARAIHKESSRVKGPFIEVNCAAIPSELIESELFGHMKGSFTGAVQDRAGKFEQADGGTLFLDEIGDMSLAAQAKVLRVLQEGEVTRIGGQKVRKVDVRVIAATNKRLEEEIAEGRFREDLYYRLNVVPITVPPLRERRDDIPMLVQHFLERLAVDSGLPPRTVDATAMERLAALDWPGNVRELRNTVERLLILASGTRVTRSDVDQLVGVRAGDASGGLGALEQCKTFEEFKLAAERAFLSAKLREYEWNVAETARVLEMPRSNLYKKIERHGLAREQG; encoded by the coding sequence GTGAGTCGCCGTGTGCTCATCGTGGACGATGAGGCGGGCATCCGCGCCGCCCTCGCCCAGCTGCTCGAGTACGAGGGCTACGACGTGCGCGCCGTGGCCAGCGGCCGCGAGGGACTCTCGGCCTACGAGGAATGGCGGCCGCAGCTCGTCTTCCTTGACGTGAAGATGGAAGGGATGGATGGCCTCGAGACGCTGAAGCGGCTGCGCACGCTCGATCCCGCCGCCACGGTCGTGATGATCTCCGGCCACGCCACGCTCAGCGACGCCGTCGCCGCCACGCAGGCCGGCGCCTACGACATCCTCGAGAAGCCACTCGACACGGATCGCATCCTCGTCACGCTGCGCAACGCCATCGGCACGGTGCAGCTGCGCGAGGAGAACGAACGGCTGCGCCAGACCGTGGAACGCCACGGCGAGATCGTCGGCGCCTCCAGCGCGGTGCGTGGGCTTGTCGAGCAGATCCGCCGTGTGGCGGCCACGCCGGCACGCGTGCTCATCACCGGCGAGAACGGCACGGGCAAGGAACTCGTCGCGCGCGCCATCCACAAGGAATCGTCGCGGGTGAAGGGACCGTTCATCGAGGTCAACTGTGCGGCCATCCCGTCCGAACTCATCGAGAGCGAACTCTTCGGCCACATGAAGGGCTCGTTCACCGGTGCCGTGCAGGACCGCGCCGGCAAGTTCGAGCAGGCCGATGGCGGCACGCTGTTCCTCGACGAGATCGGCGATATGTCGCTGGCGGCGCAGGCCAAGGTGCTGCGCGTGCTGCAGGAGGGCGAAGTCACGCGCATCGGCGGGCAGAAGGTGCGCAAGGTGGATGTGCGCGTCATCGCCGCGACGAACAAGCGTCTTGAGGAGGAGATCGCTGAGGGGCGCTTCCGCGAGGACCTGTACTATCGCCTGAACGTCGTACCGATCACCGTGCCGCCGCTGCGCGAGCGCCGCGATGACATCCCAATGCTGGTGCAGCACTTCCTCGAGCGTCTCGCCGTGGACAGTGGCCTGCCGCCGCGTACCGTGGATGCGACGGCGATGGAACGCCTTGCTGCGCTGGACTGGCCTGGCAACGTGCGCGAGCTGCGCAACACCGTCGAGCGCCTGCTGATCCTCGCCAGCGGCACGCGCGTGACCCGCAGCGACGTGGACCAACTGGTCGGCGTGCGCGCCGGCGACGCCAGCGGCGGACTCGGCGCGTTGGAGCAGTGCAAGACCTTTGAGGAGTTCAAGCTCGCGGCGGAGCGGGCATTCCTCTCCGCCAAGCTGCGCGAATACGAATGGAACGTGGCCGAGACGGCGCGCGTGCTGGAGATGCCGCGGTCGAACCTCTACAAGAAGATCGAGCGCCACGGATTGGCGCGGGAGCAGGGATGA